In Malus sylvestris chromosome 16, drMalSylv7.2, whole genome shotgun sequence, the following are encoded in one genomic region:
- the LOC126607123 gene encoding lon protease homolog 2, peroxisomal-like produces the protein MAECVELPTRLGILPFRNKVLLPGAIIRIRCTSPSSVKLVEQELWQREEKGLIGILPVRDAAEAATVGPVVSQGVGTDSGERSSRVQVGASDSHRLDGKNQQEVIHWHSRGVAARALHLSRGVEKPSGRVTYVVVLEGLCRFNIQELSTRGTYYTARISPLEMTKTEMEQVEQDPDFISLSRQFKATATELISVLEQKQKTGGRTKVLLETVPVHKLADIFVASFEISFEEQLSMLDSVDLKVRLSKATELVDRHLQSIHVAEKITQKVEGQLSKSQKEFLLRQQMRAIKEELGDNDDDEDDVVALERKMQCSGMPSNIWKHAQRELRRLKKMQPQQHGYNSSRVYLDLLAELPWQKASEEYELDLRAAKERLDSDHYGLTKVKQRIIEYLAVRKLKPDARGPVLCFVGPPGVGKTSLASSIAASLGRKFIRISLGGVKDEADIRGHRRTYIGSMPGRLIDGLKRVAVCNPVMLLDEIDKTGSDVRGDPASALLEVLDPEQNKTFNDHYLNVPFDLSKVIFVATANRVQPIPPPLLDRMEVIELPGYTPEEKLKIAMHHLIPRVLDQHGLNSEFLRIPEAMVKLVIQGYTREAGVRNLERNLAALARAAAVRVAEQEQAVSLSKDVQSLASPLLENRLADGAEVEMEVIPMGVNNHEISSTFKIASPLTVDEDMLEKVLGPPKFDDKEAAERVATPGVSVGLVWTAFGGEVQFVEATAMGGKGELHLTGQLGDVIKESAQIALTWVRARARDLNLSTAEATNLLEGRDVHIHFPAGAVPKDGPSAGVTLVTALVSLFSERRVRADTAMTGEMTLRGLVLPVGGVKDKVLAAHRCGIKRVILPERNLKDLTEVPSAVLSGLEIILAKRMEDVLEQAFEGGCPWRQHSKL, from the exons ATGGCGGAATGCGTGGAGCTTCCCACTCGCCTCGGCATCCTTCCTTTCCGAAACAAGGTCCTCCTACCCGGCGCCATCATTCGAATTCGCTGCACTTCACCCAGCAG TGTCAAATTGGTGGAACAAGAGTTATGGCAGCGCGAAGAGAAGGGGTTAATTGGTATTCTTCCCGTTCGAGATGCTGCTGAGGCAGCAACTGTGGGCCCTGTGGTGTCTCAAG GTGTGGGAACTGATTCTGGTGAAAGAAGCTCTAGAGTTCAAGTTGGTGCATCCGATTCTCACAGGCTTGATGGAAAAAATCAGCAGGAAGTTATTCATTGGCATTCAAG GGGAGTTGCTGCACGGGCTTTACATCTCTCAAGAGGAGTTGAGAAGCCAAGTGGGAGGGTTACATATGTAGTTGTCCTTGAAGGTTTGTGTAGATTCAACATCCAGGAACTTAGCACAAGAGGAACATATTATACTGCACGAATTTCTCCACTTGAAATGACAAAGACTG AAATGGAGCAAGTGGAGCAAGATCCAGACTTCATATCGTTGTCTCGCCAATTCAAAGCAACTGCTACGGAGCTGATTTCTGTTCTTGAGCAG AAACAAAAGACCGGAGGAAGAACAAAAGTTCTTCTGGAGACAGTTCCGGTTCACAAGTTGGCAGACATATTTGTTGCTAGCTTTGAGATAAGTTTTGAGGAGCAATTGTCTATGTTGGATTCAGTTGATCTGAAAGTAAGACTTTCCAAAGCTACTGAGCTAGTTGACAGGCATTTGCAG TCTATACATGTAGCAGAGAAGATTACACAAAAAGTTGAGGGTCAATTATCAAAATCGCAGAAAGAGTTTCTTTTGCGTCAGCAG ATGAGAGCTATAAAAGAGGAGCTTGGCGACAATGATGATGACGAAGACGATGTAGTTGCCCTGGAAAGAAAGATGCAATGCTCAGGAATGCCTTCAAACATCTGGAAGCACGCACAGAGGGAGTTGAG GAGGCTGAAAAAGATGCAACCCCAACAACATGGATATAATAGTTCACGTGTTTACCTAGACCTTCTTGCTGAACTTCCCTGGCAGAAGGCCAGTGAAGAATATGAATTGGATTTAAGGGCTGCAAAAGAACGTCTTGACAGTGATCACTATGGTTTAACTAAGGTCAAGCAGCGGATTATTGAGTATCTGGCTGTTCGCAAG CTCAAACCAGATGCCAGAGGTCCCGTGTTGTGTTTTGTTGGACCGCCCGGTGTTGGAAAAACGTCTTTGGCATCATCTATTGCTGCTTCTTTGGGCAGAAAATTTATACGCATATCCCTTGGTGGTGTTAAGGATGAGGCTGATATTCGAGGACACAGGAGGACATACATTGGAAGCATGCCGGGTAGACTCATTGATGGATTAAAG AGAGTAGCTGTTTGCAATCCAGTCATGCTGCTAGATGAAATTGACAAGACAGGTTCTGATGTGCGCGGTGATCCAGCTTCAGCTCTACTGGAGGTTCTTGATCCtgaacaaaataaaacattCAATGACCA CTATTTGAATGTTCCCTTCGACCTTTCAAAGGTGATTTTTGTGGCAACTGCAAATAGGGTGCAGCCTATTCCGCCACCACTCTTGGACAGGATGGAAGTTATTGAGTTGCCTGGATATACACCTGAAGAAAAACTGAAGATAGCCATGCACCATTTAATTCCCCGAGTTCTTGATCAGCATGGTTTGAATTCTGAGTTTCTTAGAATCCCAGAG GCCATGGTGAAACTTGTCATTCAAGGGTACACTAGAGAGGCTGGTGTTCGGAATCTGGAGAGAAACTTGGCTGCCCTGGCTCGTGCAGCTGCAGTAAGAGTTGCCGAGCAAGAACAAGCTGTCTCTCTGAGCAAAGATGTGCAATCACTTGCCTCACCACTACTCGAAAACAGACTTGCTGATGGAGCTGAAGTGGAAATGGAGGTTATTCCGATGGGTGTGAATAATCATGAGATATCAAGCACTTTCAAGATTGCTTCACCATTGACTGTGGATGAGGATATGCTGGAGAAAGTATTAGGG CCTCCAAAGTTTGATGACAAAGAAGCTGCAGAACGAGTTGCGACACCTGGTGTATCTGTTGGGCTTGTTTGGACTGCTTTCGGTGGAGAGGTCCAATTTGTGGAGGCTACAGCAATGGGGGGAAAGGGTGAATTACATCTCACTGGTCAACTTGGAGATGTTATCAAAGAATCAGCACAAATAGCATTGACATGG GTGAGAGCCAGGGCAAGGGATCTTAACTTGTCAACAGCTGAGGCAACCAATCTTTTGGAAGGTCGTGATGTTCACATACACTTTCCTGCTGGGGCTGTACCCAAGGATGGACCCTCAGCGGGTGTTACTCTGGTAACTGCACTGGTTTCGTTGTTCAGTGAGAGAAGAGTAAGAGCAGATACAGCAATGACTGGAGAAATGACATTGAGGGGTCTAGTACTACCTGTTGGTGGTGTCAAGGATAAG GTATTGGCAGCCCACCGTTGTGGTATTAAAAGAGTCATTCTTCCGGAGAGGAATCTGAAGGACTTAACTGAAGTACCATCGGCGGTTCTTTCCGGTCTTgag ATAATACTGGCAAAGCGAATGGAAGATGTGTTAGAGCAGGCTTTTGAAGGCGGATGTCCCTGGAGACAGCACTCAAAGTTATGA